TGTTTTTTTCCTTTATTTGCAGCAAAGTTGCAGTTGTTTGATTGTTGGTTAGGTTAATGGAGCAGGTTGTTTGTTATTGGAGTAATATGGCTATTGTTGCACTAGTAGATGCTTAGATTTAGATAAGAAAACATGTCCATTGTGATTGTAGTTATGCTGATATTTGATTGCATCAGCTTTAGtagttaaaaaaaaaaggtttacAGTTTCTTACATTATAATCTATCCATTCAACTATAATAGTTGTTATGATTGGTGATCACATGGTTTACTGAGGGTATTGTAGTATGAGTATGAATTTTAAGGATTAATGGCATAGAAGGTTCGTGTAGTTAATCAATTGATTTGGTGAAGTATGCTCCAGCTTTCTTTCTTCGACGCAATTTGAATatgctttttttttctttcatatTTGCAGCATGCTTGTATTTGTGTGATTAGTTATTAGATTAATGGAGCAGGTTGTTTGAAATTGGAGTAATGTGGCTATTGCTGGACTAACATATGGTCAAATTAGACATCAAATATGTCAATGATGATTGTAATTCTGCTGATATTTAGCTGCACCTGCAAAAATTTATTCCACTTCCTAAATATATTTACAATCTCATAAGTTATAATCCAAAATTAGATGCCATAGTTTGCTGAAAATGATGACAAGTTAAGGATATTCTTGTGTTTGTGATTACTGATGAACAAGGATGAAGTTCTGATTGAAACTTTGTTAAAATGGGAAccatggttgttgatgtttgtgGGACAGAGGGAATATCTTGTAGCAATTAAGCAAATAAATAAACATTCTAACTCAACTTATAACGATGTCCATATCAATGTTGTACTTAGAACATTGACACAAAtggtgaatatatatatatatatatatatatatatatatatatatatatatatatatatatatatatatatatataggcctgTTATTATACAAATTGCCTTAACGTACGatctaagtagttaatgcggtaaaatactggatatcggtcaaggaccgatatttgagatatcggttatcgcggcgggatatcggtaattttcatatcatgctaaatttatatatatagcaatttaacactaacaattgtaacaagtaagaactgacgaagacttaaaacactaacatttatcagtaacaactaacaattaagacttagaacactaatagcaacaataagaagaaaaatgaatggtagaaataagaagaatggtactgatatcgggaaaatcggtgatttatcgatcaaatatcaGTCAAATATCAGACAATATCGCTGATATTATCagtaccgatattctgaccaaTATTTTATACCGCTATCTCGgcaggggaccgataaccgatatatcattGATATATCGGTTGATATATCGGGATACTAACTACATAGCGTACGATGCGTACGAGATGCAGTATCAACATACGAATAATGGTTCATAACATGTGAGTATGGTTTTTTTGAACAACACGCGATTTTTTTTCAACATGcgaattttttttaacatgcgacTTTTGTTTTTGAACATGCGACCTTTGGTTTTTACAACATGCGAGGAGTTCTTTTTATGGGAGTTATAATGTGGGGACTTGACATTGCTTACTCTCGTACGTTAAGGCAAATTGTACAATATAatttgactatatatatatattctttggAATATAGAGAGAACTATTTGATCAGTATGGTTTGAATCAAATGTTGTTTTTGTCAATGGGTTTAACGTGTTTTAAATTTCAGATAAAAGAGTGAATTCTAAAACTCCTAGATCATTGAGCCTTCTGTGAAATTGCAGGATAATTGCACATTGTATAAAGAGAAGGCTCCTATGGCGTACCTCTTTTGTGCGTAAAGTATGCAGGGAAGGTGAATATTATGAGGATATGATGCGTTATCTTCGAAAAAATCTGGCGGTAAGTACTATTTATTGTATGAAAAATGTATATTTTGACTTCGATATGCACATacatgttttaaataaaaaaaactaaattggCACACTATATTTAGTATCATGACACTCATGGTCTAGGTCATCCTGAAAGATTTTGTTTAGTGGTTTATGCTGTCTATGTTGTTTCACTGCCAACCTTAAAACTGAATGAAGTATTTAGTTTGACTCTTATTAGGTTCCCTTGATTGAATCATGCAATtaatgatgtttttttttcttgcaGCTGTTTCCTTATCATCTTGCTGAGTATGTTTGCCGTGTAATGAGGATTACTCCATTCAGATACTACTGCGATATTTTATTTGAAGTCATGAAAAATGGTACTAGGTTGTTGTGTATGTTACATAGTTTCATTATTTTCTACTTGTAACATGTAACTACTTGAAAGGAATGCAATTTATATTTCCATATGTTGTCTTGCGTTTTATTCCAAGGCAGACTGATGTTGGTTTTGAATGCAGAACAGTCTTATGACCGCATTCCAAATTTTAGTGCTGCTGATGCCTTGCGACTCACTGGGATAGGCAGAAATGAATTTATCGATATTATGAACAAGTGTAGATCTAAGGTATACTTTCTATGGTATTATGTTTTCAAACTTATGCAGTACATTTCTATATATGTGTGTATCTGTAACACCCTGAGTAAATCACACATGAGTCTTTGACATTTTTTTGTTTCACTAGTTATATGATGAACACATTTGGTAGGCGTATATTTGGTAAAAATGAAAGCCTAGCTTGAATATGAATATCTGCATGCCCTTATAGATCTACTGCTTGTTATTTCACAATTCTTTTTCCTTTAATCTAATTATTCATAATGATTTCGGAGCTATTTAGAAAATAATGTGGAAGCTGAACAAATCAATAGCTAGAGAGGCATTGCCCACACAACCAGCGGACGTCACAATTGAACCTTGGTGGGGAGTTTGTCTCGTCAACTTCACATTGGAAGAATTTAAGGTAAGGTGACTTGTAAATCTGTCTTCTATAATAATGTGTACCATCTAGCATATAAGTTTAACAAAATACTGAGTATGAGACAAGAAAAATACTCTAACATCTGAATACAGAAACTTTcagaagaagaaagtggaacaatTGATAAAATATGCAAAGAGGAAGCAAATGCATTcatgttatttgatcccgttgTCATCAAGGGTCTTTACCGACGGGGACTTGTTTACCTCGACGTCTGTGTTTATGCTGAGGATCGATTTAAAGGTAGCTCTTTATATTTACCATTATAATTTATAACACTGAAATATGAATCTATTGTGCTTATGATGTTGAAATGACTGTTGTATTAAATAAATGCTTTTGCATTGGAAAATACTATGCAATGATTCCTAATTTTGGCAATCAACtgtcaaaattttcaaaaaaagcAACCAACTTCCATTTTTTTTTGGTAATAttactatattttttttatttccacTTTAGCAGGTTAGTTGCTTTTTTCTGTTGAATTtctaaataaaaaaatttatagtATTACCAAAATAAACTAAAAACTAAATTCAACATAAAAATACAAAATTACAAATTAATAATTAACTTTGGTAAAAGATTGTATCGTGTATTGTATTACAATAGAGAGATTACAAGGATACTAAATAGATAAAACATTTACATCAAGATCCctctaatataataatatatattgtaGTTTTTATTCACAAAAAGAAATCATGTTTATTGCTATTTTAGAGTATATTTGTAGTTGGGTGCTATTATTTGAAAAATTGAGACAATATATTCTACTATTTTATGTAAAGGGCCattctaaaatttaaaaaaaaaaagtgattttttgcATGATTTCCCTATTTATGAAGTTGGAAAGTTGACATGTTGAATACTATTACATACAGTTTGCAGGTTAGAAGGGTTTGTTTCAAACAGAGAGCAGTCATATGAAGACCCCATTGAGGAGtaaaaaatttcttttatttaaattCTATCAGCTTAAATTAACTTTAGATCCTGATTTTGGGAACTTAACTATACAGGTTGCTATATGCTGTTTTTGTGGTTTCAAGTGAGAACTCAACTGTTGCTGAATTGGCCACAACATTACAGGTCCAACTATCACAGCTACAGGCTGCTGCTTCTTTTGCTTGTCGTTTAGGATGGGCAGTTAAACTAATTGACCCTGGTTCTATGCTTCAAGAACCAACTTCTCCTAAAAATGCAATTTCTGATGATGATGAAGCTTCTCGTACAAGTGTCGGATCCTTAAACATGTCTGTGGATTCCTCTGTCTTTGACCAAGATTCCACTGATAACTCTGGTTGTACCCGTGTTGCTTTTGTTGTTGATGCTAACATTACATCTTATCTTATGATGGGCTCTGTATCACCAGGTAAGTTTATTTCTCATCAAATGTTTGATAATGATTCAGTATACAGACCTATCACTTGATTtggaaaatcataaaaataactatttaattaaaattccattttcatccctaaggtttggccagtttttgtgagtttcatccaaaggtttgttttttcgcatctggatccaaaaggtttgaaatctttccattttcatccggctcttCAACTCCTTCCATTTTTCTGTGTTAAGTTAGGGGTATCTTTGTCTTTTtagttaacttaaagggcaattcgatatttttcactttatgtacaagcatttagcataatgtacaagtattctcataaagtgaaaaagactgaTTGCCCTTTAGGTTAacaaaaagacagaaatacctctaacttaacggagaaaaatgaatggagttaacgagccggacgaaaatgacaagattttaaaccttttggatccagatgtggaaaaagaaacctttggacgaaagtcgcaaaactgaccaaacctcagggacgaaaaatGGCATTTTAGTTTAACCATTTTGACCAAGTGACTATACCAAAGTAACCCTTTGACCAAGTTTATAATGATATAGACTTTTTGACAAATTTGTTGAGAAGTCAAAGGCTATATCGTTAAAAAAACTAGTCAAAAGGTTATTATAGTCACTTGGTCCAAATGgctatttttgtgattttttccCACTTAAATATCACAGTTACAGTCTTGTTGTAATTCGTTTACCTGTTACAAATGTCTTTTGCAGGCTTAAAGTCACACGCGGTAACATTATACGAAGCTGGTAAACTAGGCCATGCAAGCATAAAAGATCTCTGTAACGATCTTAGCTCATTACAAGGAGCTAAATTCGAAGGCGTTCTTCAAGAATTTGCCAACCATGCATTTAGTCTTCGGTCTATTTTAGAGTGTTTAACATCTGGAGGAATTACCTCAACCAATGAAGAAACCGTCCCTACAACAACCGCACAAACTGTTGTTAACGAGTCTGATGATTCCGAAGATATTAACGATGCTGAAAAGGTAACCACCaagaaaataagaaaatataATGTTGATATCCTGCGGTGTGAAAGTTTAGCTACTCTCGCAGCAGCAACTTTGGATCGGTTATTTCGCCGCAACTATGAAATCGTCGTGTCAATGTTACCGCTCCCTCATTCTTCTGTGCTTCCTGGGCCGAAAGTCCCGGTTCATTTTGGGCCGCCTTCTTACTCCTCTTTAACACCGTGGATGAAACTCGTATTATATTCTGCAGCACGCAGTGGACCAATATCGGTTGTTCTTATGAAAGGTCAATGTTTAAGATTACTTCCTGCACCATTATCCGGTTGTGAAAAGGCCCTTGTGTGGTCTTGGGATGAATCTTCGGTTGCCAAGTTTGACCAGAGTTTAGTCAAAGGAAACATACTCTTACATTGtttaaattcacttttgaaacaCACAGCTATATTAGTGCAGCCGTTAAGCAGGTATGATCTTGATGATCATGAAAAGTTTAGTACAATGGATGTCCCTCTGCCATTAAAGAACTCGGATAATTCGGTTCCCGATATTGGGAAAGAACTTGGGCTCGATGTTAATGAAAGTTTGAAGCTAAACCTTTTGTTGGAAAATTTGGGAAACAGGATTGAACTATGGACAGTTGGTTATATTCGTTTGTTGAAGCTTTTTAAGGAAAGTGATCCCAACAGTTTTAAACCTGATGAGTATG
The sequence above is drawn from the Helianthus annuus cultivar XRQ/B chromosome 12, HanXRQr2.0-SUNRISE, whole genome shotgun sequence genome and encodes:
- the LOC110895725 gene encoding protein FAM91A1 isoform X2, with protein sequence MSYDRIPNFSAADALRLTGIGRNEFIDIMNKCRSKKIMWKLNKSIAREALPTQPADVTIEPWWGVCLVNFTLEEFKKLSEEESGTIDKICKEEANAFMLFDPVVIKGLYRRGLVYLDVCVYAEDRFKVCRLEGFVSNREQSYEDPIEELLYAVFVVSSENSTVAELATTLQVQLSQLQAAASFACRLGWAVKLIDPGSMLQEPTSPKNAISDDDEASRTSVGSLNMSVDSSVFDQDSTDNSGCTRVAFVVDANITSYLMMGSVSPGLKSHAVTLYEAGKLGHASIKDLCNDLSSLQGAKFEGVLQEFANHAFSLRSILECLTSGGITSTNEETVPTTTAQTVVNESDDSEDINDAEKVTTKKIRKYNVDILRCESLATLAAATLDRLFRRNYEIVVSMLPLPHSSVLPGPKVPVHFGPPSYSSLTPWMKLVLYSAARSGPISVVLMKGQCLRLLPAPLSGCEKALVWSWDESSVAKFDQSLVKGNILLHCLNSLLKHTAILVQPLSRYDLDDHEKFSTMDVPLPLKNSDNSVPDIGKELGLDVNESLKLNLLLENLGNRIELWTVGYIRLLKLFKESDPNSFKPDEYEWVPLSIEFGIPLSSPDLCNNICKRIMSSQLLQTNLFTDHQNSMQELRKMLQQVCTEYQATGSTARMFYQRDQPKADPQTKGQSQNKLLMTYASQRWNPLTDPSSPISSMSDHQRIKLANRQRCGSEVLSFDGNILRSYALSPIYETVMGMFEEASDASGVKTDDADSREAILPGVNLLFDGSELRPFDIGACLQARQPVSLIVEASLASSGLK
- the LOC110895725 gene encoding protein FAM91A1 isoform X1 yields the protein MLQLQSTIEEQLILRAIKEECCWESLPKRLQASLNTKDEWHRRIIAHCIKRRLLWRTSFVRKVCREGEYYEDMMRYLRKNLALFPYHLAEYVCRVMRITPFRYYCDILFEVMKNEQSYDRIPNFSAADALRLTGIGRNEFIDIMNKCRSKKIMWKLNKSIAREALPTQPADVTIEPWWGVCLVNFTLEEFKKLSEEESGTIDKICKEEANAFMLFDPVVIKGLYRRGLVYLDVCVYAEDRFKVCRLEGFVSNREQSYEDPIEELLYAVFVVSSENSTVAELATTLQVQLSQLQAAASFACRLGWAVKLIDPGSMLQEPTSPKNAISDDDEASRTSVGSLNMSVDSSVFDQDSTDNSGCTRVAFVVDANITSYLMMGSVSPGLKSHAVTLYEAGKLGHASIKDLCNDLSSLQGAKFEGVLQEFANHAFSLRSILECLTSGGITSTNEETVPTTTAQTVVNESDDSEDINDAEKVTTKKIRKYNVDILRCESLATLAAATLDRLFRRNYEIVVSMLPLPHSSVLPGPKVPVHFGPPSYSSLTPWMKLVLYSAARSGPISVVLMKGQCLRLLPAPLSGCEKALVWSWDESSVAKFDQSLVKGNILLHCLNSLLKHTAILVQPLSRYDLDDHEKFSTMDVPLPLKNSDNSVPDIGKELGLDVNESLKLNLLLENLGNRIELWTVGYIRLLKLFKESDPNSFKPDEYEWVPLSIEFGIPLSSPDLCNNICKRIMSSQLLQTNLFTDHQNSMQELRKMLQQVCTEYQATGSTARMFYQRDQPKADPQTKGQSQNKLLMTYASQRWNPLTDPSSPISSMSDHQRIKLANRQRCGSEVLSFDGNILRSYALSPIYETVMGMFEEASDASGVKTDDADSREAILPGVNLLFDGSELRPFDIGACLQARQPVSLIVEASLASSGLK
- the LOC110895725 gene encoding protein FAM91A1 isoform X3 encodes the protein MWKLNKSIAREALPTQPADVTIEPWWGVCLVNFTLEEFKKLSEEESGTIDKICKEEANAFMLFDPVVIKGLYRRGLVYLDVCVYAEDRFKVCRLEGFVSNREQSYEDPIEELLYAVFVVSSENSTVAELATTLQVQLSQLQAAASFACRLGWAVKLIDPGSMLQEPTSPKNAISDDDEASRTSVGSLNMSVDSSVFDQDSTDNSGCTRVAFVVDANITSYLMMGSVSPGLKSHAVTLYEAGKLGHASIKDLCNDLSSLQGAKFEGVLQEFANHAFSLRSILECLTSGGITSTNEETVPTTTAQTVVNESDDSEDINDAEKVTTKKIRKYNVDILRCESLATLAAATLDRLFRRNYEIVVSMLPLPHSSVLPGPKVPVHFGPPSYSSLTPWMKLVLYSAARSGPISVVLMKGQCLRLLPAPLSGCEKALVWSWDESSVAKFDQSLVKGNILLHCLNSLLKHTAILVQPLSRYDLDDHEKFSTMDVPLPLKNSDNSVPDIGKELGLDVNESLKLNLLLENLGNRIELWTVGYIRLLKLFKESDPNSFKPDEYEWVPLSIEFGIPLSSPDLCNNICKRIMSSQLLQTNLFTDHQNSMQELRKMLQQVCTEYQATGSTARMFYQRDQPKADPQTKGQSQNKLLMTYASQRWNPLTDPSSPISSMSDHQRIKLANRQRCGSEVLSFDGNILRSYALSPIYETVMGMFEEASDASGVKTDDADSREAILPGVNLLFDGSELRPFDIGACLQARQPVSLIVEASLASSGLK